Part of the Primulina huaijiensis isolate GDHJ02 chromosome 15, ASM1229523v2, whole genome shotgun sequence genome is shown below.
ATTGACcggttttgaaaatatttattacacACCCAAATACCTCCGAATCCTTGTATCCAAACATAGAGAGTGGGTCGGGACGTCGTCGTTTAAGCCGACAAAATAAAGTTTAATTCGGCGTGTGAAACTCCGGTCTAGTGTTAATGGCGACTATGAAGCTACTAAATCTCAAAGCGGCGATCCCCCGGCTCGGAGGGATTACTCCGCCATCAACCTGCTCTCTATTCTACCGTGCAAGCCCAGCCGTGCGAGCATTCTCATCTGCTATGTCTCCGCCTTCAAAGGCCGTGGTATACGAGCAGCATGGTCCCCCCGATGCAGTTTGCCAAGTGGTGGAACTTCCCCCCGTTCCGATCAAGGACGATGATGTATGCGTTAGAATTCTTGCTGCTCCCATCAACCCTTCCGACATCAACAGAATCGAAGGTAGATTTTATTATAGAAGGAGTGGATTGGGCAAGAAAAAAGCACAAATTTTTTGTCCCTCCTTGAAAATTCTATTGGAATATTGATGCATAGCAAGACCTGACATAGGTATCGTTTTCCATTTTTTATGCTTAATTGTGCTGTCTAAATGCTACTCAATCGAATTTGAGTTGAAACAAAATAAGTGAAGTTACTGCATAGCAAACAATAACAAGAGACCTTTGATTTATTCACTCTGTAGTTGTCTCGAAAATAAGTAAACTAacaaatcaattttatttatattagaCCTGGTTTACACTTGTGATAAGCAAAAttcatccttttttttttcaacttacTTTCACTTGCCCTCGTGATTAAATAAAACTTTGTTGGCTAGTACTGAAAGTTAGTAGAATATAGGAGTTTATCCGGTGAGGCCACCAGTGCCAGCCATTGGTGGATACGAGGGAGTCGGAGAGGTATATTCTGTAGGCTCAGCAGTTAGGGGAATCAGCCCTGGCGATTGGGTCATCCCCTCCCCACCTTCTTCAGGTATGCAGATCCGTTTTGgcatttttcatattaaatttaaaCGTGATTGGATTGATTTCTATTGGTTGAAAAATGAGGctggtttaattttattttgttgtaaAAATCGATTGTTGGGCACACCATTCAATTGTTTCTGGAGGATTACCCCCTCCCTTAGAAATCTGGAGTCTGGAGTATAATTCATATGAACTTATGTActtcaattaaataaacacaTTACATCCATATAATTAATGTAAAACTATTTAGGAGCCATGATATTGAAGATTAAAACTAGTGTAGCTATAAGCCTGCATTATTCAAGACCATGCCGTATGCCAATTCACACATAATTGCTTTGTGGGTGAGTCTGCCCGACCTGATATGTGCTTCCTATGTGTAGGAAATTCCACTAAGTAAACACTTGGAATTTcctgattttaaaatattaatcccAATGCATATCATTGCCTGTGACAGCCTCTTATACCTAGGTACATGGCAAACTTATGTCGTCAAGCAGCAGAATGTTTGGCACCAAATTAATAAAAGTTCACCTCTGGAGTATGCTGCCACTATTACTGTAAATCCTCTGACTTCCCTGAGAATGCTTGAGGACTTTGTGGATCTGCATCCAGGTACTATTCACTCTGTCCAGATAATGTTTTTCAGTGTCTTTTCTGACATTTCTCTCATCTGTTTCATCAAAATAGGAGATGCTGTTGTCCAAAATGGTGCTTCTAGCATTGTGGGGCAGTGTGTCATTCAGCTTGCTCAAGTTAGGGGCATTAAAACAATCAACCTTATCAGAGACAGGTGCAATTTCGATGGCTCCAAATTTAGTGAATGTCCACTTTCCTTTGATTGGCTCATATCTCATA
Proteins encoded:
- the LOC140958210 gene encoding enoyl-[acyl-carrier-protein] reductase, mitochondrial — its product is MATMKLLNLKAAIPRLGGITPPSTCSLFYRASPAVRAFSSAMSPPSKAVVYEQHGPPDAVCQVVELPPVPIKDDDVCVRILAAPINPSDINRIEGVYPVRPPVPAIGGYEGVGEVYSVGSAVRGISPGDWVIPSPPSSGTWQTYVVKQQNVWHQINKSSPLEYAATITVNPLTSLRMLEDFVDLHPGDAVVQNGASSIVGQCVIQLAQVRGIKTINLIRDRAGSDEVKENLKKLGADEVFTESQLEVKNVKSLLADTPEPALGFNCIGGNAASSILKFLKQGGTMVTYGGMSKKPVTVSTSSFIFKDLTLRGFWLQKWLTTEKSKECREMLDYLLSLTRDGKLKYEMELVPFDQFPSALDKALGKLGSQPKQVIKF